CACCACCGGAAGACTTCTCGCCCTTTCGCCCAGCTTTTCATGACATCCGTAACATACCTCGGCCAGCGGTTTGGGGGCCTGGAAGGGATAATCCGAAGCGTGGGGCTCATGACAGAGATCGCATCTCTTTTCCGCCACCGGAAGATGCACCTGTTTATACCCCTCCACCTCCCTGAACCAGCCCCCGTGACACCCGCGACATAACTGCATCCACCCCTTGCGGAGGAGCCCCTTCTGCCCGGACACATGAGGATCATGACAACCGGAACATTTCCCCTGAGCAAAGGGGGTGTGCACACTGAAAGCCGACTGTTCTTCCCGGGTGCCGGGATGACACCGAAAACAGAGCTTCTCCTCCTCAGCCACCAGAAGACCCGGCCGGGAAGACTCGTGAGGCGCATGACAATCCAGACATAACCCCCGGGAGGCAGGCTCATGCCGCACCGCTCCGAAGAACTTGTTGCGGTGGCACTTCAGGCACAACTTCTCTCTTGAAGTGCGCAGCAGCCCCTTTTCTGGAGATACATGCGGGCGGTGACAGCCCAGACAGAGCCCCTTTTTGACCGCCCCGTGAACCTCGCGCGCCGCCGCATGCTCGGACTTTTTCTTCCCCAGGAAATAACTGTGACAGGAGGTACAGAGTTTCTGAGGAGAGGATACCAAGAGCGGTGAAAAGGCACTGCCGTGAGGATTGTGACAGTCCAGACAGCTTCCCTCCCGATATGGGGGATGTACCTCCCAGGCCCGGTCCTTCTCGTGACACCTCCAGCACAGATCCGGCACGGAAGCAACCGTTTTAAGGGGTTCCTCCCCGCTCATCCTGTGACACTTCTCGCACTTCTCCTCCTTTACCGGTGCGTGGAGAGAAGCCCTGAAAAGATGGGGTTTGTCCGAGGAGTGCGGATTGTGACAGGAAACACAATCCCCTCCCACGGCCACCCCGTGCGATTTTTCCAGATCCTCCGGGGAATGACACTCCAGACACAGGGAAGATACCCGGTCCTTGAGGAGGCCCTTGACCTCCGAAACATGCGGAGCGTGACACTTAAGACAACCCTCCTGAAGGGCCCTGTGCCGATAACGACCGCGAAGAACCTCTTTATGACAGCCCAAACAGAGCTCGTCCGTTTTGGCCTTGAGCAGCTTGGGTTCGGGGGCGGCATGAAAACCGTGGCACCTGTCACAACGCCCCTCCTTCACGGGACGATGAAGAAATCCCTGCCGAAACTTCTGTTCCAGATCCTTGTGACACCGCAAACACAGAACCGGGGGCTCCACCTTAAGAAAGGCTCCACCGATAAGTCCGTGGGGCCTGTGACAGCCGTAACAATCCCCCCGGGCCACCGGCGCATGCACCACCGGCCCCTCCTGCTTCACCCTGGCCACCATCTTCGGATGACAGTCCACGCACTTCTTGCGAACCCGGGGCCCCTGCGGACCCGGAGCCGGACCACAGGAAGCCAGAAGAACCAGCAGCAACCCTATCGCCCACCACCTCATGTCCCCAGCTCCTTCAACAATTTCTGCCAGGCCTTTTCGTTTATCTCAATACGGGAACGAAGCTTGAGCCTCTCCACATAATCGCGACGCAACTCCTCAAACCTCTCCCGCTCCAGAATGCTCTTAATGCTATCCTTGACCATCTTGAAGGGATGAGGGCTGGGAGGAATACGATCTATAAGCTTGATGATGAAGTAGTCCTTATCCACCTTGAAAAGGGGAGAAATGTCCCCGGGCTCAAGGGTATCCAGGACCTTCTTGATCTCCGGGCGCACCTGATCCTCCCGGTAGGTCTGAGGATGAACCCCGTGAAAATAAAGCCTCTTGGCCACCTCAAAGAAATCCTCCCCCGATCGAATCCGACGATAAAGTTCCCGCATGAGCTTCTCGTCTCCGCTCTGAATAACCGCAATCACCACCTTCCCGGGACGCAGGTAATCCTGCTTGTGCTCCTCATAATATTCCCGGATATCCTCCTCGGTAACCTTCACCTTGGGCCAGATGACCTGACGCTCGAACTCCCGCACCAGCATCTGACGCTTGTAAAACTCCCACAGGGACTTAAGGGGCTCGCGCCTCTCGTAGTGGCGATTCAGGGCTTCCAGATCCGTAAGGGTCTCCGCCACGATATTGTTGACCACTATTTTCCTCAACCTCCGAAGATCCTCTTCCGAAAGCTTTTTTCTCTCGGGATAGCGCAGCGCACGATCCCTCTTAAGCAACTCCTGAAAATCCCGCGCCGAAAGCTCCTTGTCCGCTATCCGAATAACCACCCGGTCTTT
The window above is part of the Thermosulfurimonas sp. F29 genome. Proteins encoded here:
- a CDS encoding cytochrome c3 family protein, which encodes MRWWAIGLLLVLLASCGPAPGPQGPRVRKKCVDCHPKMVARVKQEGPVVHAPVARGDCYGCHRPHGLIGGAFLKVEPPVLCLRCHKDLEQKFRQGFLHRPVKEGRCDRCHGFHAAPEPKLLKAKTDELCLGCHKEVLRGRYRHRALQEGCLKCHAPHVSEVKGLLKDRVSSLCLECHSPEDLEKSHGVAVGGDCVSCHNPHSSDKPHLFRASLHAPVKEEKCEKCHRMSGEEPLKTVASVPDLCWRCHEKDRAWEVHPPYREGSCLDCHNPHGSAFSPLLVSSPQKLCTSCHSYFLGKKKSEHAAAREVHGAVKKGLCLGCHRPHVSPEKGLLRTSREKLCLKCHRNKFFGAVRHEPASRGLCLDCHAPHESSRPGLLVAEEEKLCFRCHPGTREEQSAFSVHTPFAQGKCSGCHDPHVSGQKGLLRKGWMQLCRGCHGGWFREVEGYKQVHLPVAEKRCDLCHEPHASDYPFQAPKPLAEVCYGCHEKLGERARSLPVVHAPVERGNCKECHAPHGGNVKGYLRRDQQKICLSCHGEVSEFWKQGVAHPPAREDCLKCHRPHTSRYRALVRVSPSRLCFTCHEDGSVLAESHEGIAPSGRLCVTCHDPHGGADERQLWSGSTHPPFEEDNCEPCHRRKK